One segment of Acropora muricata isolate sample 2 chromosome 8, ASM3666990v1, whole genome shotgun sequence DNA contains the following:
- the LOC136926079 gene encoding probable serine/threonine-protein kinase DDB_G0271682 has product MCQLEQERELKLGLQVEVGEERIRRISTERELLQERNLLEQNRENLERERETYEQRIRERERTLVDSERRLGELQSAVSEAQEALAEYRRLEPRDWIIRRDEVIISKIALGTGAWGNVYQGSFRGCQVAVKQIHDLILSPHNRRLFEREMSIASRCRHPNLLQFVGATDNYDESPLFVTELLDTDLRKVLSQRSLHHKEIVCLALDVAIALNYLHLNKPVAIIHRDISSSNVLLWRRDDRWRAKLSDYGTANFMRQFMTCNPGARIYAAPEALTSQQSPKVDVYSFGVLLCEMYIRELPDPQLIQEQIDQVKDAALHELVRQCVMRAPDARPTMSDVITELTQQAETLNAQGLVTLSGRTATL; this is encoded by the exons ATGTGTCAATTGGAGCAAGAGCGTGAGCTGAAATTAGGCTTACAAGTCGAAGTCGGTGAAGAGAGAATCAGAAGGATAAGCACTGAACGAGAGCTCTTGCAGGAAAGAAACCTTTTGGAACAAAATCGGGAAAACCTCGAACGAGAGCGCGAAACTTACGAGCAACGAATCCGTGAAAGAGAGCGAACACTGGTCGACAGTGAACGGCGCCTTGGAGAATTGCAGTCTGCGGTCTCGGAAGCGCAAGAGGCCTTGGCCGAGTACAGGCGGCTAGAACCACGTGATTGGATTATTCGAAGAGACGAAGTGATCATAAGTAAAATAGCCTTAGGCACAGGGGCTTGGGGAAATGTATATCAAGGTAGTTTTCGTGGTTGTCAGGTAGCTGTTAAACAGATTCACGACCTGATTCTTTCTCCGCATAATCGCAGACTTTTTGAACGAGAGATGAGCATCGCCTCACGCTGCCGGCATCCGAACCTTTTGCAGTTCGTGGGCGCTACGGACAATTATGATGAAAGTCCTTTGTTCGTGACGGAACTCCTCGACACCGATCTGCGGAAGGTTTTGAGCCAGCGATCTTTGCATCACAAAGAGATTGTGTGCCTCGCATTGGACGTGGCCATTGCGCTGAACTATTTGCACCTCAATAAACCAGTTGCCATAATACATCGCGATATCAGCAGCTCCAATGTGTTGTTATGGAGACGGGATGACAGGTGGAGAGCAAAGCTGTCCGATTATGGTACGGCTAATTTCATGCGTCAGTTCATGACGTGTAATCCTGGAGCCAGAATCTATGCTGCACCGGAGGCCCTGACTTCACAACAATCGCCAAAG GTCGATGTTTACAGTTTCGGTGTATTGTTGTGTGAGATGTACATCAGGGAACTCCCGGACCCTCAGCTGATCCAAGAACAGATAGACCAGGTAAAGGACGCTGCGCTGCATGAGCTGGTAAGGCAATGCGTGATGAGAGCTCCTGATGCAAGACCAACCATGAGCGACGTCATAACAGAATTAACCCAACAAGCCGAAACCTTAAACGCGCAGGGACTGGTGACGCTTAGCGGACGAACAGCTACTTTGTAG
- the LOC136925814 gene encoding uncharacterized protein, with translation MSTYKGKEMSEGEGHGNIGKESLSTEIKAMMSNMFTEFKTDIMQSVSDTMETRFNELYEEYDYSDVEESHNNLDVSALMQTVTDSNKGESSTPQVTKTGNQPTEFDTILTELNPEKAHGPPICEKLAVLVNSLLKEGLSKDQLAMKKEYLKPENCPMLETPKVNTMLWGQLKQEPKNLDFSLQKGQGHLMSSLYALLKVCNQLIDKADSKEMLTMLTHAVVLSLSANRQLNFSRRELLRPHLNRNYQALCNPAVPITTNLFGDDLNKQVDDLTKANKIGLKVQGSGKQRFHPYGRGSRARGRYRQNYGGRGRSSTATEGRGSFLGSGRGGYSRRPAR, from the exons ATGTCAACTTATAAAGGAAAAG AAATGTCAGAGGGCGAAGGCCATGGTAACATAGGGAAGGAATCCCTGAGCACCGAAATCAAGGCCATGATGAGCAATATGTTTACTGAGTTTAAAACTGACATTATGCAGTCAGTTTCAGACACCATGGAGACTCGTTTTAATGAGTTGTATGAAGAATATGATTACAGTGATGTAGAAGAATCTCACAACAACTTAGATGTGAGTGCTTTAATGCAAACAGTCACAGATTCAAACAAAGGTGAAAGTAGTACACCTCAAGTTACCAAAACTGGCAACCAGCCCACAGAATTTGATACTATACTCACAGAATTGAATCCAGAGAAAGCTCATGGGCCACCCATATGTGAGAAGTTGGCAGTTCTGGTGAATAGCCTTTTAAAGGAAGGTCTATCTAAAGATCAATTGGCCATGAAGAAAGAATATTTGAAGCCTGAAAATTGTCCAATGCTAGAAACCCCTAAGGTGAACACTATGCTTTGGGGTCAACTCAAACAAGAGCCAAAAAATTTGGATTTCAGCCTTCAAAAAGGCCAAGGACATTTAATGTCATCATTATATGCTTTACTCAAAGTGTGCAACCAGCTGATAGATAAAGCTGACAGCAAGGAAATGCTAACTATGCTTACCCATGCAGTTGTGCTGTCGCTGTCTGCCAATCGACAATTAAATTTTAGCCGAAGGGAGTTGTTGAGGCCGCACCTCAACAGGAATTATCAAGCCCTGTGTAATCCAGCGGTACCCATTACCACAAATTTATTTGGAGATGACCTCAATAAACAAGTCGATGACTTGACAAAGGCAAATAAGATTGGCCTGAAAGTTCAAGGTTCGGGCAAGCAACGTTTTCACCCATATGGGCGTGGCTCGCGTGCTCGTGGCAGATACAGACAAAACTATGGTGGGCGTGGTCGCTCTTCAACTGCAACAGAAGGAAGAGGTTCTTTTTTAGGCTCGGGCCGGGGAGGATACTCCCGCAGACCAGCCAGATAG
- the LOC136925449 gene encoding uncharacterized protein translates to MASLKTTRDALFIGHASGFITDAEFLLLHQENSSDNLDFPYDNYPRFSLQDQSEADCKANFRLEKHHVDRLVNALQIPAIFKCDQGTICEGLEGLCILLKRFAFPCRFSDMIPIFGRPVPELCMINNTVIDWVYNHHRHRTMDWNPNVLSPIQLENYAEAVFNKGAALRNCFGFVDGTVRPISRPDENQRVVYNGHKRVHGLKFQSVVIPNGLIAHLYEPVEGKKHDAAMLAESHLYDSLERNAFSTTGEAMCIYGDPAYPLRIHLQAPFRNRVLTPQMLAYNSSMSAVRTAVEWLFGDVISYFKCLDFKKNLKIGLSQVGKMYIVCSIMQNALTCLYGNSTSQFFDLDPPSLEDYFA, encoded by the exons ATGGCTTCTTTAAAAACAACTCGCGACGCTTTGTTTATAGGTCATGCAAGCGGCTTTATCACCGATGCAGAATTTTTACTTCTTCATCAAGAAAACTCTTCTGATAATTTAGATTTTCCTTACGACAACTATCCGAGGTTCAGTTTGCAAGACCAAAGTGAAGCAGATTGCAAAGCTAATTTTCGGCTAGAAAAACACCATGTTGATCGATTAGTTAATGCGCTTCAAATTCCAGCTATCTTCAAATGTGATCAAGGCACAATTTGCGAAGGTTTGGAGGGCCTTTGTATCCTTCTAAAGCGCTTTGCATTCCCATGTCGGTTCTCTGACATGATTCCAATTTTTGGACGACCAGTCCCTGAGCTTTGCATGATAAATAATACTGTAATTGACTGGGTTTATAACCATCACAGACATCGCACCATGGATTGGAATCCAAATGTCTTAAGTCCCATCCAGCTAGAGAATTACGCTGAAGCAGTTTTTAACAAAGGGGCAGCATTAAGGAATTGCTTTGGATTCGTAGACGGAACAGTTAGGCCCATATCTCGACCAGACGAAAACCAGAGAGTAGTTTACAATGGGCACAAGAGAGTTCATGGCTTAAAATTTCAATCAGTTGTGATTCCAAATGGCTTAATTGCACACCTTTATGAGCCAGTAG aaggaaaaaaacacgATGCTGCAATGCTAGCAGAATCACATCTGTATGACAGTCTGGAGAGGAACGCTTTTTCTACAACAGGAGAGGCAATGTGCATTTACGGGGATCCAGCTTATCCTCTCAGGATCCATCTACAGGCACCTTTTCGAAATCGTGTATTAACCCCTCAAATGCTGGCTTACAATAGTTCAATGAGTGCTGTTCGTACTGCTGTTGAGTGGCTGTTTGGGGACGTTATCAGTTATTTCAAATGTTTAGACTTTAAAAAGAACTTAAAAATTGGTCTTAGTCAGGTGGGCAAAATGTACATTGTGTGCTCAATTATGCAAAATGCTTTGACTTGTCTTTATGGAAATAGTACGTCTCAGTTCTTTGACTTAGATCCTCCTTCACTAGAAGATTACTTTGCATAA